The following proteins are co-located in the Candidatus Endomicrobium procryptotermitis genome:
- a CDS encoding anaerobic ribonucleoside-triphosphate reductase, which produces MKEIDKQIKEIEEKMSDPDLCFGTASTWSRCTGYYRAVENWNYGKRREYADRTEYQPFEAGHNGDKQWVEKLLHGKDGAK; this is translated from the coding sequence ATGAAAGAGATTGATAAACAAATTAAAGAAATTGAAGAAAAAATGAGTGACCCCGATTTATGTTTTGGAACGGCTTCTACTTGGAGCAGGTGTACCGGCTATTATCGCGCAGTTGAAAATTGGAACTATGGAAAGCGCCGAGAATATGCCGATAGAACCGAATACCAGCCTTTTGAAGCTGGACATAATGGAGATAAGCAATGGGTAGAGAAGTTGCTGCATGGAAAAGATGGGGCAAAATGA